One segment of Thamnophis elegans isolate rThaEle1 chromosome 16, rThaEle1.pri, whole genome shotgun sequence DNA contains the following:
- the LYSMD2 gene encoding lysM and putative peptidoglycan-binding domain-containing protein 2 — MAESLLPLPGLSLREEPLPGPGAAEGEAELSLSLARTKTRSYGSTATVVAPLAERYVEHCLSPGDTLPGLALKYGVTMEQIKRANKLFTNDCIFLRKTLNIPVILEKALLFNGCNSLESPEDDIDNLTPCEESPMTVQEDNSSPSPQESDNRLPPPEELSAKDFLHRMDVQIKLSKQAAKKLKSEDNREYDEENSYAISSYQQ; from the exons ATGGCGGAGTCCTTGCTCCCTCTGCCCGGGTTGTCGCTGCGGGAGGAACCGCTGCCCGGTCCGGGCGCCGCCGAAGGAGAGGCCGAGCTGTCGCTGAGCTTGGCGCGCACCAAAACGCGGTCGTACGGCAGCACGGCCACGGTGGTGGCTCCCTTGGCGGAGCGGTACGTGGAGCACTGCCTCAGCCCCGGAGACACCTTGCCGGGCCTGGCGCTCAAGTACGGCGTAACG ATGGAGCAAATAAAAAGAGCAAATAAACTTTTTACAAATGACTGCATATTTCTTAGAAAAACATTAAATATCCCAGTTATACTGGAAAAGGCTTTGTTGTTTAATGGATGCAACTCACTGGAATCCCCAGAGGATGATATTGACAATCTTACTCCTTGCGAAGAAAGTCCCATGACAGTTCAGGAAGACAACTCTTCCCCCAGTCCTCAAGAATCTGACAATCGACTTCCCCCACCTGAAGAACTCTCTGCCAAAGATTTTCTGCATAGAATGGACGTGCAGATTAAATTGTCCAAACAAGCAGCTAAGAAATTAAAATCTGAAGATAACAG GGAATATGATGAGGAAAATTCCTATGCAATTTCTTCCTATCAGCAGTAG